From Polyangiaceae bacterium, a single genomic window includes:
- the selB gene encoding selenocysteine-specific translation elongation factor, with the protein MTRTRKAGPQQTQAAASTSVAEGRLLVATLGHVDHGKTSLLRALTGTDTDRLPDEKRRGISIELGYAELPDHPLSFIDVPGHKKLVHTMIAGLGGVDVGLLVVAADDGVMPQTREHLQICRLTGMERLVVALSKADLVDDEMRSLAALDVQATLKELGFEDAPIIPTDTQSGKGLSELADALTAVRSRRDASEPKLPTWLAIDRVFSVKGAGTVVTGTLTRGQMELDRPLTLLGSGGSRQVRCRSLEVHGRDVSRATAPCRVALNLALSRGQEVERGDALTDGLFGAESKRIDVTLRVLEEALPELEDGASVLCHIGTSYRQGRLTWFEQPSPEATGYIRGVAHLAFASPMPVQPGVPLVLRGFRTAKSRGSVLAGGVVLDVHAAALPRRKSRIRGGNTSLWHHRKSALEALRDQKLGDACEHWLLYGAPRSAALESLASRSGCSVDRLSRAIQKHPRLLILAEAVTTKHSLEVLSQSIVDEVRAHHATAPHELGMPREAALARLSRLAGRAVAERVLRQACDDSQLSEVAQRLATPEFLRTGSASLTRNREQVGKLLGERGLQGASERELWTELSMAPQALKSVLSELARQGLAVSLSELWFPADALEALKASVLARFEGHPTLSVGDLKDLAGVSRKQAVPLMEYLDRARVTRRVGNDRVPYGT; encoded by the coding sequence ATGACGCGAACGCGCAAGGCCGGGCCGCAGCAAACCCAAGCAGCGGCGTCTACCAGCGTCGCAGAGGGCCGGCTCTTGGTGGCAACCCTAGGTCACGTCGATCATGGCAAGACCAGCCTGCTACGAGCGCTAACGGGTACCGACACGGATCGACTGCCAGACGAGAAGCGACGCGGCATCTCGATTGAGCTCGGATACGCGGAACTCCCGGACCACCCGCTCAGCTTCATCGACGTCCCGGGCCATAAAAAGTTGGTTCACACCATGATCGCCGGACTCGGCGGCGTCGACGTGGGTCTCTTGGTTGTCGCCGCGGACGATGGCGTCATGCCCCAGACTCGCGAGCACCTACAGATATGTCGGCTTACGGGCATGGAGCGTCTGGTCGTGGCGCTCAGCAAAGCAGACTTGGTCGACGACGAGATGCGCTCACTAGCGGCGCTGGACGTCCAGGCGACCCTGAAAGAACTCGGCTTCGAGGACGCGCCAATTATCCCCACGGATACTCAAAGCGGAAAGGGGCTGAGCGAGCTTGCCGACGCGTTAACCGCCGTGCGCAGCCGGCGAGATGCTTCCGAACCGAAGCTGCCCACTTGGCTCGCCATCGACCGGGTGTTCAGCGTAAAGGGTGCTGGCACGGTGGTGACGGGCACGCTAACGCGCGGCCAAATGGAGCTGGACCGGCCGCTCACGCTGCTCGGCTCGGGTGGCTCACGGCAGGTACGCTGTAGGAGCCTCGAGGTGCACGGGCGGGATGTCAGTCGAGCGACGGCACCCTGTCGAGTCGCCTTGAACCTCGCGCTCAGTCGCGGTCAGGAAGTGGAGCGCGGCGACGCACTCACGGATGGGCTGTTCGGTGCCGAGAGCAAACGCATCGACGTAACCCTTAGAGTCTTGGAGGAGGCACTTCCCGAACTCGAGGATGGCGCGAGCGTCCTATGTCACATCGGCACCAGCTACCGCCAGGGACGGCTGACCTGGTTCGAGCAACCGTCACCAGAAGCGACGGGATACATCCGAGGCGTTGCGCACCTGGCGTTTGCCTCTCCGATGCCTGTTCAGCCCGGCGTACCGTTGGTATTGCGTGGGTTCCGCACGGCAAAGTCTCGAGGCAGCGTCCTCGCGGGTGGCGTAGTCTTGGATGTGCACGCCGCAGCTCTGCCGCGGCGAAAGTCGCGCATCCGCGGCGGTAACACCTCGCTCTGGCACCACCGGAAGAGCGCCCTCGAGGCGCTGCGAGACCAAAAACTTGGAGATGCCTGCGAGCACTGGCTGCTCTACGGCGCCCCTCGATCCGCTGCTCTGGAGTCGCTGGCATCCCGCTCGGGTTGCTCCGTCGACCGCCTCTCGAGGGCGATCCAAAAGCACCCTCGGTTGCTGATCCTGGCGGAAGCGGTTACCACCAAGCACTCGCTCGAGGTACTCTCGCAATCAATCGTCGATGAGGTCCGCGCACATCACGCCACGGCGCCCCATGAACTCGGGATGCCACGGGAAGCTGCGTTGGCCCGCCTGTCACGCCTTGCAGGCCGGGCCGTCGCCGAACGCGTGCTGCGTCAAGCGTGCGATGACAGCCAGCTCTCAGAAGTCGCTCAACGCCTCGCCACCCCGGAATTTCTACGGACCGGTAGCGCCTCGCTCACACGCAATCGAGAACAGGTCGGGAAGCTGCTCGGCGAGCGGGGCCTCCAGGGCGCGTCGGAGCGCGAACTGTGGACTGAGCTCTCGATGGCGCCTCAAGCGCTGAAGAGCGTGCTGTCGGAGCTGGCTCGCCAGGGACTGGCCGTATCACTGTCCGAGCTCTGGTTCCCCGCAGACGCGCTCGAGGCGCTCAAGGCGAGCGTGCTGGCGCGCTTCGAGGGGCATCCGACGCTTTCCGTTGGGGACTTGAAGGACCTGGCGGGAGTCAGCCGAAAGCAAGCCGTGCCCCTCATGGAGTACCTCGACCGAGCCAGGGTCACCCGACGTGTTGGCAATGATCGGGTTCCCTACGGCACTTAG